The Urbifossiella limnaea genome has a window encoding:
- a CDS encoding beta strand repeat-containing protein, with product MSATLFRPAVQRLEARDTPAFTFSLNAAGTTATLVGDGAADTLVISAFGGALSHNRTGDPGVASALDWDTSVPDTQSLPAAAASRVEITTLGGGDDALRIGDGTRSASSLLATFFLSAGGAGSDSLQINDSLETAGRTYEYTADTITAPGLSVVNVGTLEFGITVLLGSGADTFNVLSSRHTLAVETNGGANVVRVGSAAAGLNQVLENVFVDADGGTVTVIADDTADATADAVNVSSFNFTGTVAGLFAGTITYDVRELTRLDVLGGSGGDTFSYASNTVTTAVSLFGGLGDDQFVLVASSGVGGTPTLAFDGGEGNDRFDVIGGVVPAGLALLIRGGDDTDLLNLGAPTGGTATVTHAARGRGTVQPTTGVTPVDFSNLEGVRLDGSPGTVIFNLPATPNPGVQLADDGGAGDPFGAAEAGRSLLAGPTLTPTRFGNPTVAAVVNGGAAADAITMAAMDTAYAPTATGLQAGGTFLRGGAAPDTFTVLPDADSLVSVDGGDPTAAPGDTLFVAGVMTPPGGAPTPSGTVGNLSYTNIEAVRFGLAGGGFAVGGATAARTFNADRSEASNTTPFGAGFAGGVRVAGADFTGDGVADLAVGTGPGVVALVLVLDGVTGAELFRIYPFETFTGGVFVAAGDITGDGRAELVVTPDENGGPRVRVFDGSGFGSLADFLGIDDANFRGGARAAVGDVTGDGFADLLVSAGFGGGPRVAGYDGRTLATARTKLFNDFFLFEQALRNGAYLAVGDVNGDGFADLIGGGGPGGGPRVLVKSGADLRAGSTDGAAVLANFFAGDVNNRGGVRVAARALDADARADIITGAGAGAGSRVTAYLGAALAPSGTPDAVASFDAFPGFTGGVFVG from the coding sequence ATGTCCGCCACCCTCTTCCGCCCGGCCGTGCAGCGCCTCGAAGCCCGCGACACGCCGGCGTTCACGTTCTCGCTGAACGCCGCCGGCACAACCGCCACCCTCGTCGGCGACGGCGCCGCCGACACGCTCGTCATCAGCGCCTTCGGCGGCGCCCTGTCGCACAACCGGACGGGCGACCCCGGCGTGGCCAGCGCCCTGGACTGGGACACGAGCGTCCCCGACACGCAGTCGCTGCCCGCGGCCGCCGCGTCGCGGGTCGAGATCACCACCCTCGGCGGCGGCGACGACGCGCTGCGGATCGGCGACGGCACCCGGTCGGCCTCGAGCCTCCTCGCCACGTTCTTCCTCTCGGCCGGCGGCGCCGGCAGCGACAGCCTCCAGATCAACGACAGCCTCGAAACCGCCGGCCGCACCTACGAGTACACCGCCGACACCATCACCGCCCCGGGGCTGAGTGTCGTCAACGTCGGCACCCTGGAGTTCGGCATCACCGTCCTCCTCGGCAGTGGCGCCGACACGTTCAACGTCCTGTCGTCGCGGCACACGCTGGCGGTCGAGACGAACGGCGGGGCGAACGTCGTCCGCGTCGGCAGCGCCGCCGCCGGCCTCAATCAGGTGCTGGAGAACGTGTTCGTGGACGCCGACGGCGGCACCGTGACCGTCATCGCCGACGACACCGCGGACGCGACCGCCGACGCGGTGAACGTGTCGAGTTTCAACTTCACCGGTACCGTCGCCGGGCTGTTCGCCGGCACCATCACCTACGACGTGCGCGAGCTGACGCGGCTGGACGTCCTCGGCGGCAGCGGCGGCGACACGTTCTCCTACGCCAGCAACACCGTCACCACCGCCGTGTCGCTGTTCGGCGGCCTCGGCGACGACCAGTTCGTCCTCGTCGCGTCGAGCGGCGTCGGGGGCACGCCGACGCTCGCCTTCGACGGGGGCGAGGGGAACGACCGGTTCGACGTGATCGGCGGCGTCGTCCCCGCCGGGCTGGCGCTGCTGATCCGCGGCGGCGACGACACCGACCTGCTGAACCTCGGGGCGCCGACCGGCGGCACCGCCACGGTGACGCACGCCGCCCGCGGCCGCGGCACCGTGCAGCCCACCACCGGCGTCACACCCGTGGACTTCAGCAACCTCGAAGGCGTGCGGCTCGACGGCAGCCCGGGGACGGTCATCTTCAACCTGCCGGCGACGCCCAACCCCGGCGTGCAACTCGCCGACGACGGCGGGGCCGGCGACCCGTTCGGCGCCGCCGAGGCGGGCCGGTCGCTCCTCGCCGGGCCGACCCTGACGCCGACGCGGTTCGGCAACCCCACGGTGGCGGCGGTCGTGAACGGCGGCGCGGCCGCGGACGCCATCACGATGGCCGCGATGGACACCGCCTACGCCCCGACGGCCACGGGGCTCCAGGCCGGCGGCACGTTCCTCCGCGGCGGCGCCGCCCCCGACACGTTTACCGTGCTGCCCGACGCCGACAGCCTCGTCAGCGTTGACGGCGGCGACCCGACTGCTGCGCCGGGCGACACGTTGTTCGTCGCCGGCGTGATGACCCCGCCCGGCGGCGCGCCGACGCCGAGCGGTACCGTCGGGAACCTCAGCTACACAAACATTGAGGCCGTGCGGTTCGGGCTGGCCGGCGGCGGGTTCGCCGTCGGCGGCGCGACCGCGGCGCGGACGTTCAACGCGGACCGCTCCGAGGCGTCGAACACCACCCCGTTCGGGGCCGGGTTCGCCGGCGGCGTCCGCGTCGCCGGGGCCGACTTCACCGGCGACGGCGTCGCCGACCTGGCCGTCGGCACCGGCCCCGGCGTGGTCGCGCTGGTGCTCGTGCTCGACGGCGTGACCGGGGCCGAGTTGTTCCGCATCTACCCGTTCGAGACGTTCACCGGCGGCGTGTTCGTGGCCGCCGGCGACATCACCGGCGACGGCCGGGCCGAGCTCGTCGTCACGCCCGACGAGAACGGCGGGCCGCGCGTCCGCGTCTTCGACGGGAGCGGGTTCGGCTCGCTGGCCGACTTCCTCGGCATCGACGACGCCAACTTCCGCGGCGGCGCCCGCGCGGCCGTGGGCGACGTGACAGGCGACGGGTTCGCCGACCTGCTGGTGAGCGCCGGGTTCGGCGGCGGCCCGCGCGTGGCCGGGTACGACGGCCGGACGCTCGCCACGGCCCGTACGAAGCTGTTCAACGACTTCTTCCTGTTCGAGCAGGCGCTCCGCAACGGCGCGTACCTGGCCGTCGGCGACGTGAACGGCGACGGGTTCGCCGACCTGATCGGCGGCGGCGGCCCCGGCGGCGGCCCGCGCGTGCTGGTGAAGAGCGGCGCCGACCTGCGCGCCGGCAGCACCGACGGGGCGGCGGTTCTGGCGAACTTCTTCGCCGGCGACGTGAACAACCGCGGCGGCGTCCGCGTCGCGGCGCGGGCGCTCGACGCCGACGCGCGGGCCGACATCATCACCGGTGCGGGCGCCGGCGCCGGCAGCCGCGTGACGGCGTACCTGGGGGCGGCACTGGCACCGAGCGGCACCCCCGACGCGGTGGCGTCGTTCGACGCGTTCCCCGGCTTCACCGGCGGCGTGTTCGTGGGCTGA
- a CDS encoding YihY/virulence factor BrkB family protein, producing MKLRVIWDVVREAGEAWLDDRAPRIAAALAFFSALSIAPLLVIALAMAGAAYGDRARGEVAAKLTGLVGEEAAAAVGEIVANARWPEAGVVAIVVSLVTLVVGATGVFVELQEALNDVWGVRPKPGRPVRTFVLARVASLGMGVAIGILLLASLVLTTATEAAGRYAAGTVPGAELAVRGANLVTLFGFEAALFAMLFKFLPHTKLHWRDVGVGALLTAVLFTVGKVLIGVYLRHTVALSAFGAAGSLMAFLVWLYYSALVFVFGAEVTKVTARRGGRAILPTRNAEAVKG from the coding sequence ATGAAACTTCGTGTGATTTGGGATGTCGTGCGGGAGGCGGGTGAGGCGTGGCTGGACGACCGTGCCCCGCGGATCGCCGCCGCCCTGGCGTTCTTCAGCGCCCTATCCATCGCGCCCCTCCTGGTCATCGCCCTCGCCATGGCCGGGGCCGCCTACGGCGACCGGGCGCGGGGCGAGGTGGCCGCCAAGCTCACCGGGCTCGTCGGGGAGGAAGCAGCGGCGGCGGTCGGGGAGATCGTCGCGAACGCCCGCTGGCCGGAGGCCGGGGTCGTCGCCATCGTGGTCAGCCTGGTCACGCTGGTGGTCGGGGCGACGGGCGTGTTCGTCGAGCTCCAGGAAGCGTTGAACGACGTGTGGGGGGTCCGGCCGAAGCCCGGCCGGCCGGTCCGGACGTTCGTCCTCGCCCGGGTGGCGTCGCTCGGCATGGGCGTCGCGATCGGGATCCTGCTGCTCGCCTCGCTGGTCCTGACGACGGCGACCGAGGCCGCGGGCCGCTACGCCGCGGGCACCGTACCCGGCGCCGAGCTGGCCGTCCGGGGCGCGAACCTGGTGACGCTGTTCGGGTTCGAGGCCGCCCTGTTCGCCATGCTCTTCAAATTCCTTCCGCACACCAAGCTGCACTGGCGGGACGTCGGGGTCGGCGCCCTCCTGACCGCGGTCCTGTTCACCGTCGGGAAGGTGCTGATCGGGGTGTACCTCAGGCACACGGTGGCGCTGTCGGCGTTCGGGGCGGCGGGCTCGCTGATGGCCTTCCTGGTCTGGCTCTACTACTCGGCGTTGGTGTTCGTGTTCGGGGCCGAGGTGACGAAGGTGACGGCGCGGCGAGGGGGCCGGGCGATCCTCCCGACTCGTAACGCAGAGGCGGTGAAGGGTTGA
- a CDS encoding DUF1328 domain-containing protein — translation MVRWAIGYFIVALIAALFGFGGIAGEAAWIGKVLLVVFLILAVVSMVAGRRSPPA, via the coding sequence ATGGTCCGCTGGGCTATCGGGTACTTCATCGTCGCCTTGATCGCCGCCCTGTTCGGATTCGGCGGGATCGCGGGCGAGGCGGCGTGGATCGGGAAGGTCCTCCTCGTGGTGTTTCTGATCCTGGCGGTGGTGTCGATGGTTGCAGGCCGTCGCTCGCCGCCCGCGTAA
- a CDS encoding response regulator, whose protein sequence is MFRVMCVDDNRDLADSEVMLLRTHGYDARACYDGPGAIRLAATFRPTVCLIDLNMPGMDGDELAGRLRASWAGEPPVLIAVTAMNNEDALRRIAEAFDQHLVKPVDPRELVRLIDAQAEVGRPDRPAGE, encoded by the coding sequence ATGTTCCGCGTGATGTGCGTCGACGACAACCGCGACCTCGCCGATTCCGAGGTGATGCTGCTCCGGACCCACGGGTACGACGCCCGGGCGTGCTACGACGGCCCGGGCGCGATCCGGCTGGCCGCCACGTTCCGCCCGACCGTCTGCCTCATCGACCTGAACATGCCTGGGATGGACGGCGACGAACTCGCCGGTCGCCTCCGCGCGTCGTGGGCGGGTGAACCTCCGGTGCTGATCGCGGTCACGGCGATGAACAACGAGGACGCCTTGCGCCGCATCGCGGAGGCATTCGACCAACACCTGGTCAAGCCGGTCGACCCGCGCGAGCTGGTCAGGCTGATCGACGCCCAGGCGGAGGTCGGTCGACCGGATCGACCTGCCGGGGAGTGA
- a CDS encoding sensor histidine kinase translates to MLVTTEELLRLALDQSKDYALILIDTTGVVVGWLAGAEYVLGYTAAEVVGRPFDLIFTPEDRGRGVPAHELAVAAADGRSEDDRWQLRKDGFRFWAGGVLTPLRDGTGTIVGFSKVLRDRTDVKAQIDALANSSHRLRVFLGTVVHELRNPLAPLANAVEILRMTPAAASVVAPVQMIERQVAVMRRLVDDLMDFTRVGAGKVRLQLQAAHFEGVLSSAAAACRVAADERCQTLKVLLLPTRTIVRADPDRLQQVVVNLLTNAIKYTPDGGEVWLKATVEGNEAVFRVEDTGCGIAPDVLPRIFDLFTQEAESLDRSQGGLGLGLPLVKELVTLHGGTVQVRSEGRGKGSEFTVRLPLFRNEDSEPGTT, encoded by the coding sequence ATGTTGGTCACCACCGAAGAGTTGCTCCGCCTCGCGCTCGACCAGTCCAAGGACTACGCCCTCATCCTGATCGACACCACCGGAGTCGTCGTCGGCTGGCTCGCCGGGGCCGAGTACGTCCTCGGGTACACCGCGGCCGAGGTCGTCGGTCGGCCCTTCGACCTCATCTTTACGCCCGAGGATCGGGGCCGCGGGGTGCCCGCCCACGAGCTGGCCGTGGCCGCCGCCGACGGCCGGTCCGAGGACGACCGCTGGCAACTTCGCAAGGACGGCTTCCGGTTCTGGGCCGGCGGCGTGCTGACCCCGCTCCGGGACGGGACCGGGACGATCGTCGGGTTCAGCAAAGTGCTCCGCGACCGGACGGACGTCAAGGCCCAGATCGACGCCCTGGCCAACTCGTCGCACCGCCTCCGGGTGTTCCTCGGGACGGTGGTGCACGAGCTGCGAAACCCGCTGGCCCCGCTGGCCAACGCCGTCGAGATCCTCCGGATGACCCCGGCCGCCGCGTCGGTTGTCGCCCCGGTCCAGATGATCGAGCGGCAGGTGGCGGTCATGCGGCGGCTGGTCGACGACCTGATGGACTTCACCCGCGTCGGGGCCGGGAAGGTCCGCCTCCAGCTCCAGGCGGCTCACTTCGAGGGCGTGCTGAGTTCGGCGGCGGCGGCCTGCCGGGTTGCGGCCGACGAGCGGTGCCAAACCCTGAAAGTGCTCCTCCTGCCCACCAGGACGATCGTCCGCGCCGACCCGGACCGGCTCCAGCAGGTGGTCGTCAACCTGCTCACCAACGCGATCAAGTACACCCCCGACGGCGGTGAGGTGTGGCTAAAGGCGACCGTCGAGGGGAACGAGGCCGTGTTCCGGGTCGAGGACACCGGGTGCGGGATCGCCCCGGACGTGCTCCCCCGAATCTTCGACCTGTTCACCCAGGAGGCGGAGTCCCTCGACCGCTCCCAAGGGGGCCTCGGCCTCGGCCTGCCGCTCGTCAAGGAGCTGGTCACCCTTCACGGCGGCACGGTCCAGGTGCGGAGCGAGGGGCGGGGCAAGGGGAGCGAGTTCACCGTCCGGCTGCCGTTGTTTCGAAACGAGGACAGCGAACCCGGCACGACGTGA